One Streptomyces mobaraensis NBRC 13819 = DSM 40847 DNA segment encodes these proteins:
- a CDS encoding TetR/AcrR family transcriptional regulator, with product MTSPVPGRRRPLSRALIVAAARRIADEDGLGALTVRQVAQRLGTGQASLYRHITDRGQLLSLLAEDVAVRLPRRTDTGDLHERLREHWLAAHDHLARHPWAARIIADGEHTVDAAAPFADGALTALAEAGLPPDEAARAYRVLWNLLLGHLLNSHPTGHTSTAHPQGDDPRADFAWALSRLLDGVLAGRPTCGRRS from the coding sequence GTGACATCACCAGTCCCCGGCCGCCGGCGCCCGCTCTCCCGGGCCCTGATCGTCGCCGCCGCGCGCCGCATCGCCGACGAGGACGGCCTCGGCGCTCTGACGGTCCGTCAGGTGGCCCAACGGCTCGGCACCGGCCAGGCGTCCCTCTACCGGCACATCACCGACCGGGGCCAGCTGCTGTCCCTGCTCGCCGAGGACGTGGCCGTCCGGCTGCCGCGCCGCACGGACACCGGCGACCTCCACGAGCGGCTCCGGGAGCACTGGCTGGCGGCCCACGACCACCTGGCCCGGCACCCCTGGGCCGCCCGGATCATCGCCGACGGCGAGCACACGGTCGACGCCGCCGCGCCGTTCGCCGACGGCGCCCTCACCGCCCTCGCCGAGGCGGGCCTCCCGCCGGACGAGGCCGCCCGCGCCTACCGCGTCCTCTGGAACCTGCTCCTCGGCCACCTCCTCAACTCCCACCCCACCGGCCACACCAGCACAGCACACCCTCAGGGTGACGACCCCCGCGCCGACTTCGCCTGGGCGCTGTCGCGGCTGCTCGACGGCGTCCTGGCCGGCCGGCCGACGTGCGGCCGACGGTCGTGA
- a CDS encoding MFS transporter, whose amino-acid sequence MATSPSRGGPAGNAALAALVLAVLSYSLVQTMLVPTVGVLQRDLRTSPAAASWAVLSSTLLTSAVLTPLISRLGDRHGKRRVLVATLTVHLAGTLGAAFAWDVASLIVLRAVQGVSLALLPLALGLIRDVMPPHRVAGALGLTSGLVAGAAGAGLLVGGLLVDHASWRWLFAAGALLVAAALAAVLRWVPEGPTAPSGSLDVPGAALLGGALVAVLLGLTQGPAWGWASPAVLGLFAGCAVLSALFLAWERRVPHPLVDPALLLGPAIRTVHLGAFLLGAVQFVFYVLIPKLAEAPSGPGVPGGYGFGASVTVAGLILVPGTLCGLPASALAGRVEGRFGARAPLALGLAVSAAGGALLALEHHAVRHLVLGYAVIGTGFGFAMAALPRMVHQVSGPDTGATANGVNTVARTVGGAVGSQLAAAILASRTVPHTAVPAAHGYTVSFWTAAGVAAAGALLLLTGRRPGGSGFPTPTAPGRTRRADGARARSEP is encoded by the coding sequence TTGGCCACCTCACCCTCCCGCGGCGGCCCGGCGGGCAACGCGGCCCTCGCCGCGCTCGTGCTCGCGGTCCTCTCCTACTCGCTGGTCCAGACGATGCTGGTCCCCACCGTCGGAGTCCTCCAACGCGACCTGCGCACCTCACCGGCCGCCGCCTCCTGGGCGGTGCTCAGCTCCACCCTGCTGACCAGTGCCGTCCTCACCCCGCTGATCAGCAGGCTCGGCGACCGGCACGGCAAACGCCGGGTCCTCGTCGCCACCCTGACCGTCCATCTGGCCGGCACGCTCGGGGCCGCCTTCGCGTGGGACGTCGCCTCGCTCATCGTGCTCCGCGCGGTGCAGGGCGTCAGCCTCGCCCTGCTGCCCCTGGCCCTCGGGCTCATCCGCGACGTCATGCCCCCGCACCGGGTCGCCGGCGCCCTGGGACTGACCTCCGGGCTGGTGGCGGGCGCCGCCGGCGCGGGTCTGCTGGTCGGCGGGCTGCTGGTCGACCACGCCTCCTGGCGCTGGCTGTTCGCGGCCGGCGCGCTGCTCGTCGCGGCGGCGCTGGCCGCCGTCCTGCGCTGGGTGCCGGAAGGGCCCACGGCCCCCTCCGGGTCCCTCGACGTCCCCGGCGCCGCGCTGCTCGGCGGCGCCCTGGTCGCCGTTCTGCTCGGCCTCACCCAAGGGCCCGCCTGGGGCTGGGCCTCGCCCGCCGTGCTGGGCCTGTTCGCCGGCTGCGCCGTGCTGTCGGCCCTCTTCCTCGCGTGGGAACGCCGCGTCCCGCACCCGCTCGTCGACCCGGCCCTGCTGCTCGGCCCCGCCATCCGGACCGTCCACCTGGGCGCCTTCCTGCTCGGCGCGGTCCAGTTCGTCTTCTACGTGCTGATCCCCAAGCTGGCCGAGGCGCCCTCGGGTCCCGGGGTGCCGGGGGGTTACGGATTCGGCGCCTCCGTCACCGTCGCCGGGCTGATCCTCGTCCCCGGCACGCTGTGCGGACTGCCCGCGAGCGCCCTGGCGGGCAGGGTCGAGGGCCGCTTCGGCGCCCGCGCGCCGCTCGCCCTCGGACTGGCCGTGAGCGCGGCGGGCGGCGCGCTGCTCGCCCTCGAACACCACGCGGTCCGGCACCTCGTGCTCGGCTACGCGGTCATCGGCACCGGCTTCGGCTTCGCCATGGCGGCGTTGCCCCGGATGGTCCACCAGGTCAGCGGCCCGGACACCGGCGCGACGGCCAACGGCGTCAACACCGTCGCCCGGACCGTGGGCGGCGCCGTCGGCAGCCAGCTCGCCGCGGCGATCCTGGCGTCGCGGACCGTGCCGCACACCGCCGTCCCCGCCGCCCACGGCTACACCGTCTCCTTCTGGACGGCGGCCGGCGTCGCCGCCGCGGGGGCACTGCTCCTGCTCACCGGACGTCGGCCGGGCGGCTCCGGATTCCCCACCCCGACGGCGCCCGGCCGGACGCGACGCGCGGACGGAGCGCGGGCCCGGTCCGAGCCGTAG